A stretch of Methanobrevibacter sp. YE315 DNA encodes these proteins:
- the upp gene encoding uracil phosphoribosyltransferase → MNEFVLNHPLITHKLAILRDINTGTKEFRELVTEISTILVYEAMWDAKLEEATIETPLEKMDTGMLNEDNYAVVPILRAGMGMVDGILNVIPNAKIGHIGLYRDEETFQPIEYYYKMPEGIDKREVLVIDPMLATGGSASATISRLKQDGVTKIKLLCIVAAPQGIKTIEEDHPDVEIFCATVDRELNENAYILPGLGDAGDRVYGTK, encoded by the coding sequence ATGAATGAGTTTGTCTTAAATCATCCGTTGATAACCCATAAGCTTGCAATCCTAAGGGATATCAATACAGGAACTAAGGAATTCAGGGAATTGGTCACTGAAATATCAACAATTCTTGTTTATGAAGCTATGTGGGACGCAAAACTTGAAGAAGCAACAATCGAAACCCCTCTTGAAAAGATGGATACCGGAATGTTGAATGAAGACAACTATGCGGTTGTTCCAATCTTAAGGGCTGGAATGGGTATGGTTGATGGTATTTTGAATGTAATTCCAAATGCAAAAATAGGCCACATTGGACTTTACAGGGATGAAGAGACTTTCCAACCTATTGAATATTACTATAAGATGCCTGAGGGAATCGACAAAAGGGAAGTTCTTGTAATTGACCCTATGCTTGCAACAGGTGGAAGTGCATCCGCAACAATATCAAGGCTCAAACAGGATGGAGTTACTAAAATCAAACTGTTATGTATTGTAGCGGCTCCTCAAGGAATTAAAACAATTGAAGAAGATCACCCTGATGTTGAAATTTTCTGTGCAACAGTGGACAGGGAGCTGAACGAAAATGCATACATCCTTCCTGGCCTTGGGGATGCAGGTGACAGAGTATACGGAACAAAATAG
- a CDS encoding NAD-dependent epimerase/dehydratase family protein: MREYNEYQDKTILVTGGAGCVGSNLTKKFADLGAKVIILDNLSSAYEWNIADSENIEFIKGDILDDAVLKRVFKQKPDYVYHLAAHFANQNSVDNPEKDLMVNGIGILKVLQYAQLTGVDRFVYSSSGCGVYGLDSKMPFEEHDISISLHTPYQVTKLLGELYTNYFHNLYDMNIVNARFFNVFGPGEVPGKYRNVIPNFMFWSKNGLALPITGDGTETRDWTFVDDICNGLIAMGIEEEAIGEAINLGSGKDHRVIDMANKINALTGNEAGINFVARRDWDAKTKLLSSIEKAKDILGYSPKVSFDDGLEMTHDWFCQNWDDIFESAEF; encoded by the coding sequence ATGCGTGAATATAATGAGTATCAAGACAAAACAATCCTTGTAACTGGAGGAGCAGGTTGCGTCGGAAGTAACTTGACAAAAAAATTTGCAGATTTGGGTGCAAAGGTAATAATATTGGATAACCTATCCTCAGCATATGAATGGAATATTGCCGATAGTGAAAATATTGAATTTATAAAAGGCGATATTTTGGACGATGCCGTTTTAAAAAGGGTATTCAAGCAAAAGCCTGATTATGTATATCATTTGGCAGCACATTTTGCAAATCAGAACAGTGTAGACAATCCTGAAAAGGATTTGATGGTCAATGGGATCGGAATTTTAAAAGTACTTCAATATGCACAGCTTACAGGAGTAGACAGGTTTGTTTATTCTTCATCAGGATGTGGCGTTTATGGCCTGGATTCAAAAATGCCGTTTGAAGAGCATGATATTTCTATTTCACTCCACACCCCATATCAAGTAACCAAACTCTTAGGCGAACTTTACACAAACTACTTCCACAACTTATATGACATGAATATTGTCAATGCAAGATTTTTCAATGTATTCGGTCCGGGAGAGGTTCCGGGCAAATACAGAAACGTAATCCCAAACTTTATGTTCTGGTCTAAAAACGGACTGGCATTACCGATAACAGGGGATGGAACTGAAACAAGGGACTGGACATTTGTAGACGATATCTGCAATGGATTGATAGCAATGGGAATTGAAGAGGAAGCTATCGGTGAGGCCATTAATCTTGGTTCAGGAAAAGATCACAGGGTAATCGACATGGCAAACAAAATAAATGCATTAACTGGAAACGAAGCCGGAATAAACTTTGTCGCTCGCCGTGATTGGGATGCCAAAACAAAATTGTTGTCATCTATTGAAAAGGCAAAGGACATTTTGGGTTACTCTCCGAAAGTATCTTTTGATGATGGTCTTGAAATGACCCATGACTGGTTCTGTCAAAATTGGGATGACATTTTCGAATCTGCAGAATTCTGA
- a CDS encoding EamA family transporter, giving the protein MWKLVWPILVVILSNTFYNICMKSMPSDVNPFGALMITYLVAAIISAIIFVYMVGPSNVGVEMSRINWTSVVLALAIVGLEIGYVFVYRAGWTVSTATVVANIGLACVLLLVGYFLYKENVSINQIVGIVVCMFGLVLINL; this is encoded by the coding sequence ATGTGGAAATTGGTTTGGCCGATTCTGGTCGTTATCTTATCGAATACTTTTTATAACATTTGCATGAAATCTATGCCTTCAGATGTGAATCCATTTGGAGCGTTGATGATTACATATCTGGTTGCAGCCATAATTTCTGCGATAATTTTCGTGTATATGGTCGGACCGTCAAATGTGGGTGTTGAAATGTCCCGGATAAACTGGACATCTGTCGTTTTGGCATTGGCAATTGTAGGGCTTGAAATCGGCTATGTATTCGTATATCGTGCAGGATGGACAGTAAGTACAGCTACTGTGGTTGCAAATATTGGTTTAGCATGTGTTCTTTTGCTTGTCGGCTATTTTCTATACAAAGAGAACGTTTCAATCAATCAGATTGTTGGAATAGTTGTCTGCATGTTCGGTTTGGTCTTGATTAACCTTTGA
- a CDS encoding HPP family protein: MKAKELMDKDFVYLNANDSVVEVSKVMEEIRRFTCPVVNDDKQLIGWITSFDITKGLREGNEKISEIMSGYEEIATVNENDPARKAVLLTANNKFVTVPVLNDKKQVIGMVRSCDIVALLSELYDIKVVKLYKAMQNQLNGVTWEELMAASALVSQKTTGKKISPEEYEANIMNSTFGEAIWATGGLEKFFAGLISVGELVIARRVGKARR, encoded by the coding sequence ATGAAAGCAAAAGAATTAATGGATAAAGATTTCGTATACTTAAACGCTAACGATAGTGTAGTTGAAGTTTCAAAAGTAATGGAAGAAATTAGACGTTTTACTTGTCCAGTTGTAAATGACGATAAGCAGTTAATTGGATGGATAACTTCATTTGACATTACAAAAGGTTTAAGGGAAGGAAATGAAAAGATTTCAGAAATAATGAGCGGTTATGAAGAAATTGCTACTGTTAATGAAAATGATCCTGCAAGAAAAGCAGTTTTATTGACAGCAAACAACAAGTTCGTTACCGTGCCTGTTTTGAATGACAAAAAACAGGTTATAGGAATGGTACGTTCCTGCGATATTGTAGCATTGTTATCTGAATTGTATGATATTAAGGTTGTAAAACTATACAAAGCAATGCAAAATCAACTCAACGGTGTAACCTGGGAAGAGCTTATGGCGGCATCCGCATTGGTATCTCAAAAAACCACCGGCAAAAAGATTTCACCTGAAGAATATGAAGCAAACATAATGAATTCCACTTTCGGTGAAGCTATCTGGGCAACTGGCGGTTTGGAAAAATTCTTTGCAGGTTTAATTTCAGTGGGTGAATTGGTTATTGCACGTAGAGTAGGAAAAGCAAGAAGATAG
- a CDS encoding LytTR family DNA-binding domain-containing protein, which yields MKVNLFVSRDIEEPYADIHTNELTDNITKAMSILESDDSNDMLAVKKGSDIALLEFNDVYMFRVEDKQVKVYTENSEYLVKKPLYQVEESLTSDFVRISKTTIVNLKKVERVAPSLRGMMFIQLKNGLKDNISRKYLPDFKQALDL from the coding sequence ATGAAGGTAAACTTATTTGTTTCAAGGGATATTGAAGAGCCCTATGCAGATATCCACACCAATGAATTGACTGACAACATTACAAAAGCAATGTCTATTTTGGAAAGTGACGATTCAAATGACATGTTGGCTGTCAAAAAGGGATCTGACATTGCGCTTTTGGAATTTAATGATGTGTATATGTTTAGGGTTGAAGACAAGCAGGTTAAGGTATATACTGAAAACAGCGAATATTTAGTTAAAAAACCGTTGTATCAGGTTGAGGAAAGTCTAACAAGCGATTTTGTTCGAATTTCGAAAACTACAATCGTTAATTTGAAGAAAGTAGAAAGAGTGGCTCCTTCGCTTAGGGGAATGATGTTTATACAACTTAAAAACGGTTTGAAAGATAATATCTCAAGGAAATATTTACCTGATTTTAAGCAGGCTTTGGATTTATAG
- a CDS encoding 2TM domain-containing protein: protein MSDTLRTIAEERVNAKIKFLKNFKAYVIVNAFLAVINYLFTPEFWWVLFPVVFWGIGVFVDFLKAYVFNDKFDSEAYRERKIQEEMEKLRK from the coding sequence ATGAGCGATACTTTAAGGACAATAGCTGAAGAACGTGTAAATGCGAAGATCAAATTTTTAAAAAATTTTAAGGCTTATGTAATTGTAAATGCATTTTTGGCAGTTATCAATTATCTTTTTACTCCAGAGTTCTGGTGGGTATTGTTCCCGGTAGTTTTCTGGGGAATAGGGGTTTTTGTTGACTTTCTAAAAGCATATGTATTCAATGATAAATTCGACAGCGAAGCTTACAGAGAACGTAAGATTCAAGAAGAGATGGAAAAATTAAGGAAATAA
- a CDS encoding uracil-xanthine permease family protein, protein MVEENSNMLHGTGDKPPALRLVLLAIQHVCAMFGATILVPIVVNTTAGANILSIPVALVSSGLGTLIYLVCTRNRSPVYLGSSFAFIAPMVAGYAIGGTGSVFTALMIVGIVYVIISMIIRVSGPGWINKLLPPVVVGPMIMVIGLSLAPTAIQEIGLDLTAVPWNNLLVAFVSFLMTAIVAVRGRGIQQVIPFLIGIIVGYIVAALLGMVDFAPVWAANIIEVPKFYLPFVNYKLNFAAVLTIVPIALVTMVEHVGDHKVLSEIIGRDLIEDPGLQRTLLGDGLATFLAAFLGGPANTTYGENTSVVGMTRVASTYVIGLAALIAILFAFLGPLTALLTAIPQPVLGGISVLLYGFICVNGLKILINNQVDFNNTKNVVVAATMLVLGLGGAALSFVSGDLSISISGMSLAAIVGVLLNLLVPEEKHE, encoded by the coding sequence ATGGTGGAAGAAAATAGCAATATGCTACATGGCACTGGTGATAAACCGCCTGCACTCAGGTTGGTTTTACTTGCTATTCAGCATGTATGTGCAATGTTTGGAGCTACTATTCTGGTTCCTATTGTAGTAAACACTACTGCTGGAGCGAATATTCTATCAATCCCTGTAGCATTAGTTTCATCTGGTTTAGGTACATTGATTTATCTGGTCTGTACCCGTAATAGAAGCCCAGTATATCTGGGAAGTTCGTTTGCGTTCATTGCTCCTATGGTTGCAGGTTATGCAATAGGGGGTACTGGAAGTGTATTCACAGCATTGATGATTGTAGGTATTGTTTATGTAATTATTTCAATGATTATCCGTGTTTCAGGTCCTGGATGGATTAACAAGCTGCTGCCTCCTGTCGTTGTCGGACCGATGATTATGGTTATCGGTTTGTCCTTAGCGCCAACAGCTATTCAGGAAATCGGTCTTGACTTGACAGCAGTTCCATGGAACAATCTGCTTGTCGCTTTTGTTTCATTCTTGATGACTGCAATTGTAGCGGTTCGTGGAAGAGGAATCCAGCAGGTCATTCCATTTTTAATAGGTATTATTGTAGGTTATATTGTAGCGGCGTTACTTGGTATGGTTGATTTTGCTCCTGTATGGGCAGCTAATATTATTGAAGTTCCTAAGTTCTATTTGCCATTTGTGAATTATAAGCTGAACTTTGCAGCAGTCCTGACCATCGTTCCGATTGCTCTGGTAACTATGGTGGAGCACGTTGGGGACCACAAGGTATTGAGTGAAATCATCGGCCGTGACTTGATTGAAGATCCTGGTCTTCAAAGAACCTTGCTTGGTGACGGTCTTGCAACATTCTTAGCAGCATTCTTGGGAGGACCTGCTAATACAACCTATGGTGAAAACACATCTGTTGTTGGTATGACTCGTGTTGCATCAACTTACGTTATCGGTCTTGCTGCACTCATCGCAATTCTATTTGCATTCCTAGGACCTTTAACTGCTCTTTTAACAGCTATTCCTCAACCTGTTTTAGGTGGTATATCTGTATTGTTATACGGTTTCATTTGTGTAAACGGTCTTAAAATTTTAATCAACAATCAAGTTGACTTCAACAACACCAAAAATGTCGTTGTAGCAGCAACAATGCTCGTTTTAGGATTAGGTGGAGCTGCATTATCATTTGTTTCTGGTGATTTGTCAATATCTATTTCAGGAATGTCTCTTGCAGCTATTGTCGGTGTGCTTTTAAATTTACTTGTGCCGGAGGAAAAACATGAATGA
- a CDS encoding tocopherol cyclase family protein, which yields MNKSDLKRDYFMLKGPLAKQGYDWWWHSLTAYNKKTGEPKPFFIEYFVCNPALAEEEPTLGQLPENKAAGKKPSYCMIKAGTWGKNPKQIHNFYSMKYFNCPDDELNIQVGDCSLTETHMSGFSRVSEEEAREHPEYMSDAGDMMWDLDIDKQITFNVGYGANSLFRKLNSFEMFWHAEGIKTQYSGTIWLDGEEYEVIPEKSYGYADKNWGGDFTSPWLWISSCNLTSLKTGKKLNNSAFEAGGGKPKAFGISIPRKLLIGFYYEGTMYEYNFARFWNMVKIDFDFEEGEDVHTWHVNASNRNSKMEMVLYCKRDEMMFINYEAPDGQKRHNRLWNGGNGWGEIKLYKKDGTLIDHVKMENAGCEYGEYDK from the coding sequence ATGAATAAAAGTGATTTGAAAAGAGATTATTTTATGCTCAAGGGACCTCTTGCCAAGCAGGGTTATGACTGGTGGTGGCATTCCTTAACTGCATATAATAAAAAAACAGGCGAACCTAAACCTTTTTTTATAGAGTATTTTGTGTGTAATCCCGCGTTAGCTGAAGAAGAACCTACTTTAGGTCAATTACCTGAAAATAAAGCTGCAGGTAAAAAACCTTCCTATTGTATGATTAAAGCGGGTACTTGGGGCAAAAATCCAAAACAGATTCATAATTTTTACTCAATGAAGTATTTCAATTGCCCTGATGACGAATTGAACATTCAAGTTGGAGATTGTAGCTTAACTGAAACTCATATGAGTGGATTTTCAAGAGTAAGTGAAGAAGAAGCTCGTGAACACCCAGAATACATGAGTGATGCTGGAGATATGATGTGGGATTTGGATATCGATAAACAAATCACTTTTAATGTTGGTTATGGTGCAAATTCATTGTTCAGAAAATTGAACTCCTTTGAAATGTTTTGGCATGCTGAAGGAATCAAAACCCAATACAGCGGAACCATTTGGCTTGACGGCGAGGAATATGAAGTTATTCCTGAAAAGTCCTATGGTTATGCTGACAAAAACTGGGGTGGAGACTTTACCTCACCATGGCTTTGGATTTCATCATGTAACCTAACAAGCCTCAAAACAGGTAAAAAACTAAACAACTCTGCATTTGAAGCAGGTGGAGGAAAACCAAAAGCATTTGGAATTTCAATCCCTCGTAAACTGTTGATTGGTTTTTACTATGAAGGAACCATGTACGAATACAATTTCGCAAGATTCTGGAACATGGTAAAAATCGATTTTGACTTTGAGGAAGGTGAGGATGTCCATACTTGGCATGTAAATGCAAGTAACAGAAACTCCAAAATGGAAATGGTACTTTACTGTAAACGTGACGAAATGATGTTCATTAATTACGAAGCTCCCGACGGCCAGAAAAGACACAACCGTTTATGGAATGGAGGAAACGGTTGGGGTGAAATCAAACTATACAAGAAAGACGGAACATTGATTGATCATGTGAAAATGGAAAATGCAGGCTGTGAATATGGGGAGTATGATAAATAA
- a CDS encoding nitrous oxide reductase family maturation protein NosD, with the protein MNKKTFIVILFVLTLLAINVCAAQEVNDDISDSNSINSSDNNQIIPDSNKVDAHIDVVGNTTFDVIGEIFKIRLADENNVSIKNAKIYFIVNNNSYGKNTNSNGFASLKLNLPDGEHEITTVFEGDDYYKDSSMTTMVTIKNTRVVDDGLSNSEIQDIIDNAKENNVIRFIGEAYSDINLVITKRITLLSEINTILRSSSNNPAIYIKGNNASFSTVKGFNIQGSGIGVKIDGSDFVTIQNNTISTDNNGIAASNVNYLNVTENNLSGNSKNGLTLVLSNNSHISGNIMNDNGENGFVMGKSNNTYIYGNTIFKNALFGMHIADKVNGFNYKTGPENLFISENTINKNGWDGIYIERAEDNINIKGNTIDANGDNGISINKIGNYQIQSNVITNSYVGVRFADDYVPPESQDVSYNAIYKNRHVQVEAKDTYYTDNGKKLEVGENWYTDDGLLCPKINTKNLRFTVTQIGDNLFQATFTDSNGNIASLLPDRVLTYKTSNGPAGSIVISGGAGTFTTDEIDLVKSTVDRTSRVNTHDHSNYGAAPINGQSQSYNYPSISYPSNAMGGGDGEGGQGSGGNTTKGNESSSSESSSSGENNPTSQTESKPVDVPSESSEVTNSTTQQQMEPDTNPSTEPINEVSQETESSQDTQASQSPEVEPSNSQESASPSSSGNDVGAGSQSVVKQIIIDEDEFFKVTGISFIILIILLTIGLYYREDIMEMKSKL; encoded by the coding sequence ATGAACAAGAAGACATTCATAGTAATTTTATTTGTATTGACATTATTAGCGATAAACGTTTGTGCGGCTCAGGAAGTCAATGATGATATTTCTGATTCAAATTCAATTAATTCATCAGACAATAATCAGATTATTCCTGATTCAAATAAAGTGGATGCCCATATTGATGTTGTAGGCAACACAACTTTTGACGTAATTGGGGAAATCTTCAAAATAAGATTGGCTGATGAAAATAATGTGTCAATCAAAAATGCAAAAATATACTTTATTGTGAATAATAACAGCTATGGCAAAAATACAAATAGCAATGGATTTGCATCACTTAAACTTAATTTACCTGATGGAGAACATGAAATTACTACTGTATTCGAAGGGGATGACTATTACAAGGATTCATCAATGACAACAATGGTTACAATTAAAAATACTCGTGTCGTTGATGATGGTTTGAGCAACTCTGAAATTCAAGACATTATTGACAATGCAAAAGAGAATAATGTTATCCGATTTATAGGGGAGGCCTATTCAGACATAAACCTTGTAATCACAAAGAGAATCACATTATTGTCTGAAATTAATACGATTTTAAGATCTTCTTCCAATAATCCTGCCATTTACATTAAGGGAAACAATGCTTCTTTTTCTACAGTTAAAGGGTTTAATATCCAAGGAAGCGGCATAGGTGTTAAGATTGACGGTAGTGATTTTGTAACTATTCAGAATAATACTATTTCAACAGATAATAATGGTATTGCGGCTTCAAATGTAAATTACCTGAATGTAACAGAGAATAATCTCTCTGGAAATTCTAAAAATGGGCTTACTCTTGTCTTATCCAATAATTCTCACATTTCTGGGAATATAATGAACGACAATGGAGAAAACGGATTTGTAATGGGCAAGTCAAATAATACTTATATCTATGGAAACACAATTTTCAAGAATGCTCTGTTTGGTATGCATATAGCAGATAAAGTCAATGGATTTAATTATAAAACAGGGCCTGAAAATCTTTTTATTAGTGAAAATACAATTAATAAAAATGGTTGGGATGGTATTTACATAGAAAGGGCTGAAGATAATATAAACATCAAAGGAAATACAATTGATGCCAATGGAGACAACGGCATTTCCATTAATAAGATAGGAAATTATCAGATTCAATCAAATGTTATTACAAACAGTTATGTTGGAGTAAGATTTGCTGATGATTATGTCCCGCCTGAAAGTCAGGATGTTTCATATAATGCAATTTATAAAAACCGTCATGTTCAAGTTGAAGCTAAAGATACCTACTATACAGACAATGGTAAAAAATTGGAAGTTGGTGAAAATTGGTATACTGATGATGGATTGCTTTGTCCTAAAATCAATACTAAGAATCTAAGATTTACTGTTACACAAATTGGTGATAATCTGTTCCAAGCAACATTCACAGATTCAAATGGCAATATTGCAAGTTTGCTTCCTGATAGGGTCTTAACCTATAAAACATCAAATGGACCGGCTGGAAGTATTGTGATTAGTGGTGGTGCAGGAACTTTTACTACAGATGAAATCGATTTGGTCAAATCCACTGTTGATCGTACAAGCAGAGTGAATACTCATGATCACAGTAATTACGGTGCAGCACCTATCAATGGCCAGTCCCAATCCTATAATTATCCTAGTATTTCATATCCTTCTAATGCCATGGGTGGCGGAGATGGTGAAGGTGGTCAAGGATCAGGTGGAAACACTACTAAAGGCAATGAAAGCTCTTCATCTGAAAGTAGTTCATCTGGTGAAAATAATCCTACTAGCCAAACAGAATCAAAACCCGTTGATGTGCCTTCTGAGTCTTCAGAGGTGACTAATTCCACTACACAGCAACAAATGGAACCAGATACAAATCCGTCTACCGAACCAATTAATGAGGTTTCACAGGAAACAGAATCCTCACAAGATACTCAAGCTTCTCAAAGTCCAGAAGTAGAACCTAGCAATTCTCAAGAAAGTGCTTCTCCAAGTAGTTCAGGAAATGATGTGGGTGCAGGTTCACAATCTGTAGTTAAACAAATTATAATTGATGAAGATGAATTTTTCAAAGTTACAGGCATTTCATTTATTATTTTGATAATACTATTAACAATTGGATTGTATTATCGTGAAGATATTATGGAAATGAAATCAAAATTGTAA
- a CDS encoding diacylglycerol/polyprenol kinase family protein — MIFTDILALIVVYIYVAVIFVVAELVLKTRPEVSRKFLHIMVGNMIFAMPFFSDPWVMVWFLTLPITIGLFFLTEYSPIKIQNSVTESGHALGLFFYALIWTILIAVFTMIAPAKDPKFYIWIVALAIVPMVYGDGFAALIGQKFGRLKYTVFGGQKSVEGSLTMFVITSVMSVFVWMVFTSIGCTMPEFNIVYILMISAVATVCEALSYGGIDNLTVPALTSILYYLVAVL; from the coding sequence ATGATTTTCACCGACATCCTTGCGTTAATAGTTGTATACATTTATGTAGCTGTCATTTTCGTGGTAGCTGAATTGGTTTTAAAGACAAGACCTGAAGTTTCACGTAAGTTTTTACATATTATGGTAGGTAATATGATATTCGCCATGCCGTTTTTCTCAGATCCGTGGGTAATGGTTTGGTTTTTAACTTTGCCGATTACAATTGGTTTGTTCTTCTTGACTGAATATTCACCAATTAAAATTCAAAATAGTGTGACTGAATCTGGTCATGCATTAGGATTATTCTTCTATGCATTGATTTGGACAATACTGATTGCAGTATTTACAATGATTGCTCCAGCAAAAGACCCTAAATTCTACATTTGGATTGTAGCATTGGCTATTGTTCCTATGGTATATGGTGACGGATTTGCTGCATTGATAGGTCAAAAATTCGGCAGATTGAAATACACTGTATTCGGCGGTCAGAAATCCGTTGAAGGATCACTTACAATGTTTGTGATTACCTCCGTAATGAGCGTATTCGTCTGGATGGTTTTCACATCTATCGGCTGTACAATGCCAGAATTCAATATTGTCTATATATTGATGATTTCTGCTGTTGCAACAGTATGTGAAGCTTTAAGTTATGGTGGAATTGACAACTTGACAGTTCCTGCATTGACTTCAATTTTATATTACTTGGTAGCTGTGTTATAG
- a CDS encoding zinc-ribbon domain-containing protein: MYCPVCGAWVEEGEEYCPKCGYDVYCIDEDCS, encoded by the coding sequence ATGTATTGTCCGGTATGTGGTGCATGGGTTGAGGAAGGTGAAGAATACTGTCCAAAATGCGGATATGACGTTTACTGTATTGATGAGGATTGTTCATAA
- a CDS encoding 2TM domain-containing protein gives MNLREEAEKRVDAKIKFQENLYKYLIVNTILAIVSLVFLHSFWLLAFVMFFWGIGVLDDFFEAYSLNDYRENMIQREISKMGD, from the coding sequence ATGAATTTAAGAGAAGAAGCAGAAAAAAGAGTCGATGCAAAAATAAAATTTCAAGAAAATCTATATAAATATTTGATTGTAAATACTATATTAGCTATTGTTAGTCTTGTATTTCTACATAGCTTTTGGTTACTCGCATTTGTTATGTTTTTCTGGGGAATTGGAGTGTTAGATGACTTTTTTGAAGCATACTCTCTTAATGATTATAGAGAAAATATGATTCAAAGAGAAATTTCAAAAATGGGTGATTAG
- a CDS encoding DUF3021 domain-containing protein has translation MKVKLIERLALGAFVGCFIVMLVMVLGSLQLGPQNVSFSGTDIINAFLGSIVVGWGFSITGLIYEKDEVPFPLQVLFQMGIGMTLLFIIAIYLKWMPIDLGIGAIVTWIVIACVFGAISWFGFYLYYYLVARDLNNKLKN, from the coding sequence ATGAAAGTAAAATTAATTGAAAGGTTGGCATTAGGTGCTTTTGTAGGCTGTTTTATTGTAATGCTTGTCATGGTTTTAGGGTCACTACAGTTAGGCCCCCAAAATGTTAGTTTTTCAGGTACTGATATAATAAATGCATTTTTAGGATCCATTGTTGTAGGATGGGGTTTTTCCATAACTGGATTGATATATGAAAAAGATGAAGTTCCATTTCCGCTTCAGGTATTGTTCCAAATGGGAATTGGAATGACTTTATTGTTTATTATTGCAATTTATCTTAAATGGATGCCGATTGATTTAGGAATTGGAGCAATCGTCACTTGGATTGTAATTGCCTGTGTATTTGGTGCAATTTCATGGTTTGGTTTCTATTTGTATTATTATTTAGTCGCTCGTGACTTAAATAACAAATTAAAAAATTAA
- a CDS encoding 4Fe-4S binding protein, which translates to MNVSFIKQMKNLEREVLLKSVELDDDGEDFQFELNDFSGEQEIIAIAPRCVRCNTCVSECPVNAIEPANIFRIAKITDKCVKCEICVQTCPVSAIKLINNSVSYDDEDEREVIEYNLSNVRSPHRVVRMNSISVDYTIDTNWDDCANLCPTNAFTLQFKEFFEDLNMDLGIELIEDELYPHIDEKMCIGCGACVEISLNDFAIELDRYIGPIIHSRFIDINHESCVNCYLCEENCPTGAIELVDGKVVLDDDKCVRCVECTNHCPVGALKRVDIE; encoded by the coding sequence ATGAATGTATCTTTTATAAAACAGATGAAAAATTTGGAACGTGAAGTTCTTTTGAAGTCTGTTGAATTAGATGATGATGGTGAAGATTTCCAGTTTGAACTGAATGATTTCAGCGGAGAACAGGAAATCATTGCTATTGCACCAAGATGTGTGAGGTGTAACACCTGTGTTAGTGAATGTCCAGTTAATGCAATCGAACCAGCTAATATTTTTAGAATAGCTAAGATAACTGATAAATGTGTTAAATGTGAAATTTGTGTCCAGACCTGTCCGGTTTCGGCAATCAAATTGATCAACAATTCAGTTTCTTATGATGATGAGGACGAGCGTGAGGTTATTGAATATAACTTGTCCAATGTGAGGAGCCCTCACAGAGTAGTTCGTATGAACAGCATTTCAGTTGATTATACGATTGATACTAATTGGGATGATTGCGCAAACTTATGTCCGACTAACGCATTCACTCTTCAATTTAAAGAGTTTTTTGAAGATTTGAATATGGATTTGGGCATAGAATTGATTGAAGATGAATTATATCCTCATATCGATGAAAAAATGTGTATTGGTTGCGGAGCTTGTGTTGAAATCTCTCTAAATGACTTTGCAATTGAACTGGATAGGTACATCGGACCTATCATTCATAGCAGATTCATTGATATTAATCATGAATCATGTGTAAATTGTTATTTGTGTGAAGAGAATTGTCCGACAGGAGCTATAGAATTAGTGGATGGTAAAGTTGTTTTAGACGATGACAAATGTGTAAGATGTGTTGAATGCACAAATCATTGTCCGGTTGGAGCTCTAAAAAGAGTAGATATTGAATAA